The Bradysia coprophila strain Holo2 unplaced genomic scaffold, BU_Bcop_v1 contig_151, whole genome shotgun sequence genome contains a region encoding:
- the LOC119074420 gene encoding eukaryotic translation initiation factor 1A, X-chromosomal encodes MPKNKGKGGKNRRRGKNENESEKRELIFKEDEQEYAQVTKMLGNGRLEAMCFDGVKRLCHIRGKLRKKVWINQGDIILVGLRDYQDAKADVILKYTPDEARNLKTYGEFPESVRINDTVTFVEDGLDEDIEFGDEISSEDDADSVDAI; translated from the exons ATGCCGAAGAACAAGGGAAAAGGTGGTAAAAATCGTCGACGTGGTAAGAACGAAAATGAATCCGAGAAACGTGAATTGATTTTCAAAGAAGACGAGCAGGAATATGCTCAAGTGACCAAAATGCTTGGCAATGGTAGACTCGAGGCGATGTGCTTTGATGGTGTGAAACGTCTTTGTCACATTCGTGGAAAACTGAGGAAAAAG GTGTGGATAAACCAGGGCGATATCATTTTAGTGGGACTACGTGACTATCAGGATGCAAAGGCTGACGTTATTCTCAAATACACACCCGATGAGGCGCGAAATCTGAAAACGTACGGCGAATTCCCCGAATCGGTGCGTATCAATGACACAGTGACGTTCGTCGAGGATGGTTTGGACGAGGACATAGAATTTGGTGATGAAATTAGTTCCGAAGATGATGCCGATTCCGTGGACGCTATATAG